From one uncultured Paludibacter sp. genomic stretch:
- the recQ gene encoding ATP-dependent DNA helicase RecQ — MPQHLELTAHLKKYFGFDTFKGNQEAIIQNVLSGNDTFVLMPTGGGKSLCYQLPSLLMEGTAIVISPLIALMKNQVDAMRNFSEEDGVAHFLNSSLTRQAVDAVKADVISKKTKLLYVAPESLTKEDYIEFLRQVKISFYAIDEAHCISEWGHDFRPEYRRIRPIINEIGVAPIIALTATATPKVQSDIQKNLTMLDATVFKSSFNRPNLYYEVRNKTNNVEKDIIKFIRSQAGKSGIIYCLSRKKVEELAETLVVNGISALPYHAGMESAVRSENQDKFLMEKVEVIVATIAFGMGIDKPDVRYVIHYDIPKSLEGYYQETGRGGRDGGEGQCIAFYSYKDLEKLRKFMQGKPVAEQEIGNQLLLETQAYAESSVCRRKLLLHYFGEEYKEDNCGSCDNCMKPRKFVDGKELLVLILETIQLLKEKFKAEHIVDVLKGNETSDITSYQHDDLENYGAASDEEESFIHAVIRQAMIAGLINKDIETYGVLKITSAGKEYMKKPTEFPVVKDAEFEEDDEEVGIKNSGGTSAADDILFSMLKDLRKKLSKKLDVPPFVIFQDPSLEAMATTYPITMDELQNIPGVGAGKAKRYGEEFLKIIKEHVKENEIIRPEDLRVRTVANKSKLKVSIIQAIDRKIALDDIALSKGLDMNELLDEVEAIVYSGTKINIDYFLEEIMDSDRVDEIFDYFRTAETDKISAALDELGENDFSDLEVRLVRIKFLSEIGN, encoded by the coding sequence ATGCCACAGCATTTGGAATTAACAGCACACCTGAAAAAATATTTTGGCTTTGACACGTTCAAGGGCAATCAGGAAGCTATTATTCAAAATGTGCTTTCAGGAAATGATACTTTTGTGTTGATGCCTACGGGCGGGGGAAAATCACTTTGCTATCAGTTGCCGTCTTTATTAATGGAAGGAACTGCAATTGTGATTTCACCATTAATTGCATTGATGAAAAATCAAGTTGATGCAATGCGGAATTTTAGCGAAGAAGACGGTGTGGCTCATTTCTTGAATTCGTCACTCACACGTCAGGCAGTGGATGCTGTTAAAGCTGATGTAATTTCGAAGAAAACGAAATTACTTTACGTCGCTCCCGAATCGCTTACCAAAGAAGATTATATTGAGTTTCTTCGTCAGGTGAAAATTTCATTTTATGCTATTGACGAAGCGCATTGTATCTCGGAATGGGGACATGATTTCCGTCCGGAGTACCGCAGAATTCGTCCTATAATTAACGAAATTGGAGTAGCTCCTATTATTGCATTAACGGCTACTGCAACGCCCAAAGTGCAAAGCGATATTCAGAAAAACTTGACGATGCTGGACGCTACGGTATTCAAATCATCGTTCAATCGCCCGAATTTATATTATGAAGTACGAAATAAAACAAATAACGTTGAAAAAGACATTATAAAGTTTATTCGTTCGCAGGCAGGAAAATCGGGGATTATTTACTGTTTGAGCCGTAAAAAAGTAGAAGAGCTGGCCGAAACGCTTGTTGTTAACGGAATTTCGGCGTTGCCATATCATGCGGGAATGGAATCTGCCGTGCGCAGCGAAAATCAGGATAAGTTCTTGATGGAAAAAGTCGAGGTAATTGTGGCTACCATTGCTTTTGGAATGGGAATTGACAAACCCGATGTGCGTTACGTAATTCATTATGATATCCCGAAAAGTTTGGAAGGATATTATCAGGAAACAGGACGTGGCGGACGCGATGGCGGCGAAGGTCAGTGCATTGCGTTTTATTCTTATAAAGATTTGGAAAAACTGCGTAAATTTATGCAGGGTAAACCGGTTGCAGAACAAGAAATTGGGAATCAACTTCTTTTAGAAACCCAAGCTTATGCAGAATCATCGGTTTGCAGAAGAAAATTATTATTACACTATTTTGGAGAAGAATATAAAGAAGATAATTGCGGAAGTTGCGATAATTGTATGAAACCAAGAAAATTTGTAGATGGTAAAGAACTTCTGGTATTGATACTGGAAACCATTCAATTACTAAAAGAAAAATTTAAAGCAGAACACATTGTAGATGTGTTAAAAGGAAATGAAACATCGGATATTACTTCTTATCAACATGATGATTTGGAGAATTACGGAGCTGCATCGGATGAAGAAGAAAGTTTTATCCACGCTGTAATACGTCAGGCAATGATTGCCGGACTGATAAATAAAGATATTGAAACTTATGGCGTATTGAAAATAACTTCTGCAGGTAAAGAATATATGAAAAAACCTACGGAGTTCCCTGTTGTTAAAGATGCAGAATTTGAAGAGGATGATGAAGAAGTTGGCATTAAAAATAGCGGAGGAACTTCAGCTGCCGATGATATTCTTTTCTCCATGTTGAAAGATTTACGTAAAAAACTTTCTAAAAAATTAGACGTGCCGCCGTTTGTTATTTTTCAGGATCCGTCGTTGGAAGCAATGGCAACCACTTATCCCATTACTATGGATGAATTACAAAATATTCCGGGAGTAGGAGCGGGGAAGGCAAAACGTTACGGCGAAGAATTTTTGAAAATTATCAAAGAGCACGTAAAAGAAAACGAAATTATTCGTCCGGAAGATTTGCGTGTGCGTACTGTGGCTAATAAATCCAAGCTGAAAGTTTCTATTATTCAGGCAATTGACAGAAAAATAGCATTGGACGACATTGCTCTGTCTAAAGGATTGGATATGAATGAATTATTGGATGAAGTAGAAGCCATCGTATATTCCGGCACGAAAATCAATATTGATTATTTCTTGGAAGAAATTATGGACTCTGACCGCGTTGACGAGATTTTTGATTACTTCCGTACGGCAGAAACCGATAAAATAAGCGCGGCATTGGATGAACTCGGTGAAAATGATTTCAGTGATTTGGAAGTTCGTTTAGTAAGAATTAAATTTTTATCGGAAATAGGAAACTAA
- the prmC gene encoding Release factor glutamine methyltransferase — protein MQHFREYIKTLLSDVYSEEEIHVFTYTVLEKITGYTKTHLLADKNIILSESQKNDAEEMVLRLKKGEPIQYILGETKFFGLKFTVNPSVLIPRPETEELVQWILNDLPPNPLKGEYLDVGTGSGCIAISLKKHLPNATVSAIDISADALKIAKENAKLNDVKIDFIQKDILKTDILDKKYDIIVSNPPYVPQNDKQEMHSNVLDYEPHIALFVEDNNPLVFYRKIAELAKNNLTKHGALYFEIHKNQGENCQRMLSSLGFKNIQIKKDISGNDRMIKANV, from the coding sequence ATGCAACACTTCAGGGAATACATAAAAACTCTACTTTCTGATGTTTATTCGGAAGAGGAAATTCATGTTTTCACATACACTGTTTTGGAAAAAATTACCGGTTATACCAAAACGCACTTGCTTGCTGATAAAAACATTATACTTTCAGAAAGCCAAAAAAATGATGCTGAAGAAATGGTTTTGCGTTTGAAAAAAGGTGAACCTATTCAATATATTTTGGGCGAAACGAAATTTTTCGGATTGAAATTTACAGTTAATCCGTCTGTTTTAATTCCCCGCCCTGAAACTGAAGAACTTGTACAATGGATTTTGAACGATTTACCCCCTAACCCCCTGAAGGGGGAATATTTAGATGTTGGAACAGGGAGTGGATGTATTGCTATTTCGTTGAAAAAACACCTTCCAAATGCAACTGTTTCTGCCATAGATATTTCTGCGGATGCTTTGAAAATAGCGAAAGAAAATGCAAAATTGAATGACGTTAAAATTGATTTTATTCAAAAAGATATTCTTAAAACAGATATTTTGGATAAAAAATATGATATAATTGTTAGCAATCCGCCTTACGTGCCGCAGAACGATAAACAAGAAATGCATTCCAACGTGCTCGATTATGAACCACATATTGCATTGTTTGTTGAAGATAATAATCCGCTTGTTTTTTATCGGAAAATAGCTGAATTAGCAAAAAATAATTTAACAAAACATGGCGCTTTATATTTTGAAATACACAAAAACCAAGGAGAAAATTGCCAAAGAATGCTTTCCTCGCTTGGTTTTAAAAATATTCAAATAAAAAAAGACATTTCGGGAAACGACCGAATGATAAAAGCGAATGTTTGA
- the argS gene encoding Arginine--tRNA ligase: protein MQLESILTQGVIKAVKQLYSQEISSETIQFQKTKKEFEGDITLVVFPFVKIARKSPEQTGEEIGHFLKNEFEIIQSFNVIKGFLNLSIDTSYWLSQLNEMHSDKNFGMKTPDENAELMMIEYSSPNTNKPLHLGHIRNNLLGFSISEIQKANGWKVVKTNIVNDRGIHICKSMLAWKLYGNGETPETSGMKGDHLVGKYYVEFDKHYKAEVNELMQQGMNEEEAKKQAPLIKQAQEMLLAWENGDEEVRLLWEMMNSWVYSGFDETYKKLGVDFDKIYYESETYTEGKEKVEEGLAKDVFYKHEDGSVWADLTSYGLDEKLLLRADGTSVYMTQDIGTAKLRYEDYPINKMVYVVGNEQNYHFQVLSILLDKLGFAWGKDLVHFSYGMVELPEGKMKSREGTVVDADDLVEEMVNTARETSQELGKLEGCTQEEAESIARMVGLGALKYFILKVDPKKNMTFNPKESIDFNGNTGPFIQYTHARIKSVLRKADEAGIDYKSLINKDLILSDKENYLVQLLTEFPVIVKQAGDEFSPALIANYIYDLVKEYNQFYHDFSILREENNDVKIFRLVLSETIASVIKTGMSLLGIEVPERM from the coding sequence ATGCAATTAGAATCCATTCTCACTCAAGGAGTTATAAAAGCTGTTAAACAACTTTATTCACAAGAAATTTCATCTGAAACCATTCAATTTCAAAAAACAAAAAAAGAATTTGAAGGTGATATTACATTGGTGGTTTTTCCATTTGTGAAAATAGCTCGAAAATCGCCGGAACAAACTGGAGAAGAAATCGGTCACTTTTTGAAAAATGAATTTGAAATTATTCAATCGTTTAACGTTATAAAAGGATTCTTGAATTTAAGCATTGATACTTCTTATTGGCTCTCGCAATTGAATGAAATGCATTCCGATAAAAATTTTGGAATGAAAACACCCGATGAAAATGCAGAGTTAATGATGATAGAATATTCCTCGCCAAACACCAATAAACCACTTCATTTAGGACATATCCGCAACAATTTACTTGGCTTCAGTATTTCCGAAATTCAAAAAGCAAACGGTTGGAAAGTGGTAAAAACCAACATTGTGAACGACCGTGGAATTCATATTTGCAAATCAATGTTGGCTTGGAAACTGTATGGAAACGGTGAAACTCCTGAAACTTCCGGAATGAAAGGAGATCATTTGGTAGGAAAATATTACGTAGAGTTTGACAAACATTACAAAGCTGAAGTCAACGAATTGATGCAACAAGGAATGAACGAAGAAGAAGCAAAAAAACAAGCTCCGCTTATAAAACAAGCACAAGAAATGCTTTTAGCGTGGGAAAATGGAGATGAAGAAGTCCGTTTACTTTGGGAAATGATGAATTCGTGGGTTTATTCCGGCTTTGATGAAACTTACAAAAAACTCGGTGTTGATTTTGATAAAATCTACTATGAATCAGAAACTTACACCGAAGGGAAAGAGAAAGTAGAAGAAGGTTTGGCTAAAGATGTATTTTACAAACACGAAGACGGTTCTGTTTGGGCTGATTTAACTTCGTATGGTTTGGATGAAAAATTGCTTTTACGCGCCGATGGAACTTCCGTATATATGACACAAGATATTGGAACAGCCAAATTGCGTTATGAAGATTATCCTATCAACAAAATGGTATATGTAGTTGGAAATGAGCAAAATTATCATTTTCAGGTGCTTTCTATTTTATTGGATAAATTGGGTTTTGCGTGGGGAAAAGATTTAGTGCATTTCTCCTACGGAATGGTAGAACTCCCTGAAGGAAAAATGAAAAGCCGTGAAGGAACTGTAGTGGACGCTGATGATTTGGTAGAAGAAATGGTAAATACAGCTCGTGAAACTTCTCAGGAATTGGGAAAATTGGAAGGTTGCACGCAGGAAGAGGCAGAAAGTATTGCAAGAATGGTGGGTTTAGGAGCGCTGAAATACTTTATACTGAAAGTAGACCCCAAGAAAAATATGACTTTCAATCCGAAAGAATCCATTGACTTTAACGGAAATACCGGTCCGTTTATACAATACACCCACGCTCGTATCAAATCCGTTTTACGCAAAGCGGATGAAGCCGGAATTGATTATAAATCGCTAATTAATAAAGATTTAATTCTTTCTGATAAAGAAAACTATCTCGTTCAATTATTGACAGAGTTTCCTGTAATAGTTAAGCAAGCCGGAGATGAGTTCAGCCCGGCATTAATTGCCAATTATATTTACGATTTGGTGAAAGAATATAATCAATTCTACCACGATTTTTCTATTCTTAGGGAAGAAAACAACGACGTGAAAATTTTCCGTTTGGTTTTATCCGAAACCATTGCCAGTGTAATTAAAACCGGAATGAGCTTGTTGGGAATTGAAGTGCCGGAGAGAATGTAG
- the hupA gene encoding HU, DNA-binding transcriptional regulator, alpha subunit (Evidence 2a : Function from experimental evidences in other organisms; PubMedId : 21150454, 21175605, 215461, 2187099, 3312963, 6987059, 9298646, 9868784, 9921691; Product type r : regulator) encodes MNKAELISAIAQEAGLTKVASKKALDATVKAIAGTLAKGGKVSLVGFGTFSVASRAARTGINPSTKKAIKIPAKKVAKFKAGAELAKVVK; translated from the coding sequence ATGAACAAAGCGGAATTAATCAGCGCAATTGCACAAGAAGCCGGCTTAACAAAAGTGGCTTCTAAAAAAGCTCTTGATGCAACAGTAAAAGCTATTGCTGGTACACTTGCAAAAGGTGGTAAAGTAAGTTTAGTAGGTTTTGGAACATTTTCAGTAGCAAGCCGTGCAGCTCGCACCGGCATTAATCCTTCAACCAAAAAAGCAATCAAAATTCCTGCTAAAAAAGTAGCTAAATTCAAAGCGGGAGCAGAATTGGCAAAAGTTGTAAAATAA
- a CDS encoding conserved membrane hypothetical protein (Evidence 4 : Unknown function but conserved in other organisms), translated as MNNRAYFGGGLPQAVKNILIINVLLFAATYFLKNINWDFLGMYYWQTSEFKLYQVITYMFMHANLAHIFFNMFAVFMFGAVLEHFWGAKKFLFYYFFTGIGAALAQQVVWYLSGNYGGITIGASGAVFGLLLAYGWMFPNEKIYVYFALPVKAKYFVIIYGLMELSLGVANFSGDNVAHFAHLGGMLFGLILMFYWRKKGRLYS; from the coding sequence ATGAATAATAGAGCTTATTTTGGAGGCGGTCTTCCACAGGCAGTAAAAAATATTTTGATAATCAATGTGCTTTTATTTGCTGCCACTTATTTTTTGAAGAATATTAATTGGGACTTTTTGGGTATGTATTATTGGCAAACAAGTGAATTCAAGTTATATCAAGTAATTACATATATGTTTATGCACGCCAATTTGGCACACATATTTTTCAATATGTTTGCTGTTTTTATGTTTGGCGCTGTATTGGAACATTTTTGGGGCGCCAAAAAATTCTTGTTCTATTATTTCTTTACTGGAATAGGAGCGGCATTAGCACAACAAGTAGTATGGTATTTATCAGGTAATTACGGAGGTATTACTATTGGAGCTTCCGGAGCTGTTTTTGGTTTGCTTCTTGCTTATGGATGGATGTTTCCCAACGAAAAAATTTATGTTTATTTTGCATTGCCGGTAAAAGCAAAATATTTTGTAATCATTTATGGATTAATGGAATTATCATTAGGTGTAGCAAACTTTTCAGGCGATAATGTCGCACATTTTGCACATTTGGGAGGTATGCTTTTCGGATTAATATTAATGTTTTATTGGCGTAAAAAAGGACGTTTGTACTCATGA
- a CDS encoding Rhomboid family protein — protein sequence MNLLENLKLTYKNGNTLTKLIYFNVAVFIVVKVFLIFFRLFNVDVSMYLNWLAVPANFTDLGRRFWTPLTYMFMHKDFMHIFFNMLMLFWFGKIFLMYYSEKQLLALYLFGGLIGAFIYILAYNFFPYYETASYYTIVIGASGAVMAIIVADAVKSPNAELQLMFIGKVKLIYIAIVTVLISVFGITGENGGGEMVHLGGALAGYLFATLEKKGKDITPFFNKIIDFFVNLFRRRETKFKTTTYHTPKMSDGDYNQQKANTEAELDRILDKIKTSGYESLTADEKRKLFEQKK from the coding sequence ATGAACTTATTAGAGAATTTAAAATTGACGTATAAAAACGGAAATACGCTTACCAAATTGATTTATTTCAATGTGGCAGTGTTTATTGTTGTGAAAGTTTTTCTCATTTTCTTTCGACTGTTCAATGTAGATGTATCAATGTACTTGAATTGGTTGGCTGTTCCTGCTAATTTTACCGATTTAGGACGTCGTTTCTGGACTCCTCTAACTTATATGTTTATGCATAAGGATTTTATGCATATTTTCTTCAATATGTTGATGCTTTTTTGGTTTGGGAAAATTTTCCTTATGTATTATTCTGAAAAACAGCTTCTTGCATTATACTTATTTGGAGGATTAATCGGAGCTTTTATTTATATATTAGCATATAATTTTTTCCCGTATTATGAAACTGCTTCTTATTACACTATTGTTATAGGGGCTTCNGGAGCGGTAATGGCAATAATTGTGGCTGATGCCGTAAAATCTCCAAATGCCGAATTACAATTAATGTTTATTGGAAAAGTAAAACTTATTTATATTGCCATTGTAACTGTACTTATAAGCGTTTTTGGGATTACCGGCGAAAATGGCGGGGGAGAAATGGTGCATCTTGGAGGAGCGTTGGCAGGTTATCTTTTTGCAACATTAGAGAAAAAAGGAAAAGATATTACTCCTTTTTTCAATAAAATTATAGATTTCTTCGTAAATTTGTTTCGCCGTAGAGAAACCAAATTCAAAACCACAACTTATCACACTCCTAAAATGTCCGACGGCGACTATAATCAACAAAAAGCAAATACCGAAGCTGAACTTGACCGTATTCTGGATAAAATAAAAACATCCGGATACGAAAGTTTAACAGCCGATGAAAAAAGAAAATTGTTTGAGCAAAAAAAATAA
- a CDS encoding Endonuclease/exonuclease/phosphatase, whose product MTKFIKVILILANILVVVGLIMVKIGSNSSPNELLLPSYFSFFLFPLAVVNLFFLFFWLFLKKWWFLLPAISFILFFGMIKSSFPINFSKPKIDDKDKKITILSYNTMATAKMKKHNGEKINPVIKYILDSDADIVCLQEFAVSENESQFNEEDFQKYFSKYPYQHRKNKLNRWNMHQGIITLSKYPIINKQDIPYDAKFNLSIYSDIVIGKDTVRVINNHLESNRITARDMQQTAELREDFNSDKFADITKYLSEKLSLASKVRALQADKIARIRKETPYKLIICGDFNDVPSSYAYTKVKGNLNDAFCETETGLGWTFNRSFFRFRIDYIFYDNSFASVNYKRGNLRASDHYPIQADLYFKNN is encoded by the coding sequence ATGACAAAATTTATAAAAGTTATACTTATACTTGCCAATATTTTGGTTGTAGTTGGCTTGATTATGGTAAAAATTGGCTCCAATTCCAGTCCAAACGAGTTATTGTTGCCATCTTATTTTTCCTTTTTTCTTTTCCCTTTGGCAGTAGTTAATCTTTTCTTTTTGTTTTTTTGGTTATTTCTCAAAAAATGGTGGTTCTTGCTTCCTGCAATATCTTTTATTTTATTTTTTGGAATGATAAAATCTTCTTTTCCTATAAATTTTAGTAAACCCAAAATCGACGATAAAGATAAAAAAATTACCATATTAAGTTACAATACAATGGCTACGGCAAAAATGAAAAAACACAACGGAGAGAAAATAAATCCTGTTATAAAATACATTTTAGATTCTGATGCCGATATCGTTTGTTTGCAAGAATTTGCCGTTAGTGAAAATGAAAGCCAATTTAATGAAGAAGACTTTCAAAAATATTTTTCTAAATATCCATATCAACATAGAAAAAATAAACTTAACCGTTGGAATATGCATCAGGGTATAATTACGCTTTCCAAATATCCCATTATCAACAAACAAGATATTCCGTACGACGCAAAATTTAATTTATCCATTTATTCCGACATTGTGATTGGAAAAGATACAGTTCGGGTAATAAATAATCACTTGGAATCCAATAGAATTACAGCACGCGATATGCAGCAAACAGCAGAGTTAAGAGAGGATTTTAATTCTGATAAATTTGCCGATATTACAAAATATTTATCTGAAAAATTAAGTTTAGCGTCCAAAGTAAGAGCGTTGCAGGCAGATAAAATAGCACGGATAAGAAAAGAAACTCCATACAAACTCATTATTTGTGGCGATTTTAATGATGTTCCTTCTTCTTATGCATATACAAAAGTAAAAGGTAACCTCAACGACGCCTTTTGTGAAACCGAGACAGGGTTGGGTTGGACATTCAATCGTTCTTTTTTCCGTTTTCGTATCGATTATATTTTTTACGATAACTCTTTTGCTTCCGTCAATTATAAACGAGGAAATTTAAGAGCTTCCGATCACTATCCGATACAAGCAGATTTATACTTTAAAAACAATTAG
- the gcvH gene encoding glycine cleavage complex lipoylprotein (Evidence 2a : Function from experimental evidences in other organisms; PubMedId : 1802033, 8219277, 8375392; Product type lp : lipoprotein), giving the protein MNTPANLKYTKEHEWVRVEGNEAYVGITDYAQGELGEIVFVEVETVGETLEKGEVFGTVEAVKTVSDLFIPVSGEILEFNEELEEAPELVNDDPYGKGWMVKISISDASQLDELLSAEAYTGLIG; this is encoded by the coding sequence ATGAATACACCGGCAAATTTAAAGTACACCAAAGAACACGAATGGGTACGTGTAGAAGGAAATGAAGCTTATGTGGGAATTACCGATTATGCACAAGGCGAATTGGGCGAAATTGTGTTTGTAGAAGTAGAAACCGTAGGCGAAACATTGGAAAAAGGCGAAGTTTTTGGAACGGTAGAAGCCGTAAAAACCGTATCGGATTTATTTATTCCTGTTTCCGGAGAAATTTTAGAATTTAACGAAGAATTAGAAGAAGCACCAGAGTTAGTAAACGATGATCCTTACGGAAAAGGTTGGATGGTGAAAATTTCCATTTCAGATGCATCACAATTAGATGAATTGTTAAGTGCAGAAGCATATACAGGATTGATAGGATAA
- the purE gene encoding N5-carboxyaminoimidazole ribonucleotide mutase: MGSTSDLPVMKKAADFLDEMEIPFEIHALSAHRTPAEVEKFAKGAKERGIQVIIAAAGMAAHLPGVISSMTTLPVIGVPIKASLDGLDALLAIVQMPPGIPVATVGIDGALNAGILAAQIIATADENLQNKLINYKEDLKKKIVKANEELKEVKYKHKTN, translated from the coding sequence ATGGGCAGTACTTCTGATTTGCCCGTGATGAAAAAAGCGGCGGATTTTCTGGATGAGATGGAAATTCCATTCGAAATTCATGCTTTGTCCGCACATCGTACGCCTGCAGAAGTAGAAAAATTTGCAAAAGGAGCAAAAGAGAGGGGAATTCAAGTAATCATTGCAGCAGCAGGAATGGCTGCGCATCTTCCGGGTGTAATTTCTTCTATGACTACGCTTCCTGTTATTGGAGTTCCAATCAAAGCATCGTTGGATGGTTTGGATGCGCTTTTAGCAATAGTGCAAATGCCTCCGGGAATTCCGGTGGCAACCGTTGGAATCGACGGAGCATTGAATGCAGGAATACTTGCAGCACAAATAATCGCAACAGCCGATGAAAATCTTCAAAATAAATTAATTAACTATAAAGAAGATTTGAAAAAGAAAATTGTAAAAGCTAACGAAGAACTCAAGGAAGTGAAATATAAACATAAAACAAATTAA
- the pgk gene encoding Phosphoglycerate kinase, whose product MTTLDKFNFKGKKAFVRVDFNVPVDENFNITDDTRIRAAMPTLKKIIADGGKLIIASHMGRPKKNPDPKYSLKVIVSRVSELLGVPVKFAADAMGEETEKMIADLKDGEALLLENLRFYAEEEGKPRLPETATEDEKAAAKKEVKASQKEFTKKLASYADVYVNDAFGTAHRAHASTALIADYFDSDHKMFGYLMEKEVKAVDTLMDNPARPFTAIMGGSKVSTKIEIIENLLTKVDNLIIAGGMTYTFTKALGGKIGNSICEEDKLDLALELLEKAKANGVNMVLAVDTKAADSFSDDANTKMVPVGEIPDGWEGLDIGPETEKIFADVIKASKTILWNGPTGVFEFENFTHGSRAVGEAIVEATQNGAFSLVGGGDSVACVNKFGIADKMSYVSTGGGALLEAIEGLVLPGIAAVKG is encoded by the coding sequence ATGACAACATTAGACAAATTTAATTTTAAAGGTAAAAAAGCTTTCGTTCGTGTTGACTTCAATGTTCCTGTGGACGAAAACTTCAACATCACGGATGATACCCGTATTCGTGCTGCTATGCCTACCTTAAAAAAAATTATCGCTGACGGTGGTAAACTGATTATTGCTTCTCACATGGGTCGTCCGAAAAAAAATCCGGATCCTAAATATTCTTTGAAAGTAATTGTATCACGCGTTTCTGAACTTCTTGGAGTGCCCGTAAAATTTGCTGCAGATGCGATGGGCGAAGAAACCGAAAAAATGATTGCTGATTTGAAAGACGGCGAAGCATTGTTGCTCGAAAATCTTCGTTTCTATGCCGAAGAAGAAGGAAAACCACGTTTGCCTGAAACAGCCACCGAAGACGAAAAAGCCGCTGCAAAAAAAGAAGTTAAAGCAAGTCAAAAAGAATTTACTAAAAAGTTAGCATCTTATGCCGATGTTTATGTAAACGACGCATTTGGTACAGCTCACCGTGCTCACGCTTCTACCGCTTTAATTGCTGATTATTTTGACAGCGATCACAAAATGTTCGGTTACTTGATGGAAAAAGAAGTAAAAGCGGTTGATACTTTGATGGATAACCCGGCTCGTCCGTTTACAGCTATTATGGGCGGTTCTAAAGTTTCTACAAAAATTGAAATCATTGAAAATTTGCTTACCAAAGTAGATAATTTGATTATTGCAGGCGGAATGACTTATACTTTTACTAAAGCTTTGGGAGGAAAAATAGGTAATTCAATTTGCGAGGAAGATAAACTTGATTTAGCCCTTGAATTACTTGAAAAAGCAAAAGCGAACGGTGTAAATATGGTTTTGGCTGTGGATACTAAAGCTGCTGATTCTTTCAGCGACGATGCGAATACTAAAATGGTTCCCGTAGGTGAAATTCCTGACGGATGGGAAGGTTTGGACATTGGTCCTGAAACTGAAAAAATCTTTGCTGATGTTATCAAAGCATCTAAAACTATTCTTTGGAACGGTCCTACCGGCGTATTTGAATTTGAAAACTTTACACACGGTTCACGTGCAGTAGGCGAAGCCATTGTGGAAGCTACTCAAAACGGCGCGTTCTCTCTTGTTGGAGGTGGCGATTCTGTTGCTTGTGTAAACAAATTTGGCATTGCTGATAAAATGTCTTATGTTTCTACCGGCGGCGGTGCGTTACTTGAAGCAATTGAAGGTTTGGTACTTCCGGGAATTGCAGCGGTAAAAGGATAA